From a single Aspergillus puulaauensis MK2 DNA, chromosome 2, nearly complete sequence genomic region:
- a CDS encoding YeeE/YedE family protein (COG:S;~EggNog:ENOG410PNG7;~InterPro:IPR007272;~TransMembrane:7 (o20-40i47-64o76-95i116-138o158-176i188-208o228-248i)) — MFTPVHTSLGALLLYQSSSSLLLHNGSVFGVSSLLSGFMLNPSRDNVPIIAGLMSSVVPFYLFMPSLLPTYPDAPSSWVSLLSTMGTGFLLGWGTKSGRGCTSGHMLCGLSRLSSRSFIATAIFFTTALLTANFVSGIPPCPAGVPCYTPTYPSSPELSFILSATALTFLTNTFIVPQMLVRSERSRLIFSYLAGLQFGTGLFVSGMADPFKVLRFFAFPTDLTRFDPSLALVILFGIVPSLIAYLTVKPGRQTSYDGRKIAKPTLAENWRLPTATVADIDWRFIFGATVFGVAWGLRGVCPGPAVLRSILQPKWGFAEMVGYMLGNLI; from the exons ATGTTCACGCCGGTCCATACATCGCTGGGGGCTTTGTTGCTTTACCagagctcctccagcctcctTCTTCACAATGGATCAGTTTTCGGTGTTTCTTCACTCTTATCAGGGTTCATGCTCAACCCGAGTCGAGATAATGTTCCCATAATAGCCGGTCTAATGTCGAGCGTGGTTCCGTTCTATCTATTCATGCCATCTCTGCTGCCGACGTACCCAGATGCACCATCTTCATGGGTTTCCCTTTTGTCAACAATGGGGACCGGATTTCTGCTTGGCTGGGGAACAAAG AGTGGTAGAGGGTGTACGTCGGGTCATATGCTCTGCGGCCTCTCACGTTTATCGTCTCGCTCGTTCATTGCAacggccatcttcttcacgacGGCTTTGTTGACAGCAAACTTTGTTTCGGGTATTCCGCCCTGTCCAGCCGGTGTCCCCTGCTACACGCCCACGTACCCTTCGAGTCCCGAACTCTCGTTTATTCTGAGCGCCACGGCTCTCACATTTTTGACAAATACCTTCATTGTACCTCAGATGTTGGTCAGATCAGAACGGTCCAGATTGATCTTCTCTTATCTGGCAGGTCTTCAATTCGGCACCGGGCTCTTTGTGTCTGGAATGGCGGATCCGTTTAAAGTTCTTCGATTTTTCGCATTTCCAACTGACCTAACTCGCTTTGACCCATCTTTGGCACTCGTTATTCTTTTCGGAATTGTGCCGTCACTCATCGCATATTTGACCGTGAAACCTGGCCGGCAAACAAGCTACGATGGAAGAAAGATAGCAAAACCAACTCTAGCCGAAAACTGGCGTCTTCCAACAGCCACCGTTGCTGATATCGACTGGCGCTTCATTTTTGGAGCGACGGTATTTGGCGTGGCCTGGGGGTTGCGAGGAGTATGCCCAGGACCCGCGGTATTGCGCTCAATATTGCAACCGAAATGGGGATTTGCGGAAATGGTCGGATATATGTTGGGCAACTTGATATGA
- a CDS encoding uncharacterized protein (COG:S;~EggNog:ENOG410PSA2;~InterPro:IPR032675): MAPINLPAELVLYIVDCLIPSNPPVVFSRGHVITRTLLSLTLVCKLVSRTAKQLLTKHCLQIDSSELLDCVLQWSALSGSEGQAPHLPVSVGLFLSPFPVDNLNIPSTVYQVDRLSSVLCSNLTRLVIDMPLRYLYPEDDHEQVRPALRAAFARMTKLVEFCSVKDELYLSTVEGIQEPAIWSFWPRLQHLALYNVAVDSSQFIDGLRQCLNLTHLVLVRPDGLSEEVPSEHMDLGFLPSLQRLIIVNTGADFLQSTPFDQKMWEESFVGRLHALRSPDGDADSDSETGSVASYLSLRTPFGRDDDDIEICQEWLYAQAISGALWGTSDDHPAALYLSSNSLD, from the coding sequence ATGGCTCCAATAAATCTTCCGGCTGAGTTGGTTCTGTACATCGTTGACTGCCTGATACCCTCCAACCCACCGGTCGTGTTTTCTCGCGGACATGTGATCACTCGTACGCTTCTCAGCTTGACGCTGGTCTGCAAGCTCGTCTCTCGAACTGCGAAACAGCTACTGACCAAACACTGTCTTCAAATCGATTCGAGCGAATTACTAGACTGCGTCTTACAGTGGAGTGCCCTGTCTGGGAGTGAAGGCCAGGCCCCTCACTTGCCCGTATCAGTTGGACTCTTTCTGTCCCCATTCCCGGTAGATAACCTCAACATCCCGTCCACTGTATACCAGGTTGATCGCCTGTCGAGCGTCTTATGCAGCAATCTCACCCGGCTCGTCATTGACATGCCACTCCGATATTTATACCCCGAGGATGATCACGAGCAAGTTCGCCCAGCCCTCCGCGCAGCGTTCGCTCGCATGACAAAGCTCGTGGAATTCTGCTCCGTGAAAGATGAGCTCTATCTGAGCACGGTAGAGGGAATACAGGAGCCCGCGATCTGGTCCTTTTGGCCGCGCCTGCAGCACCTAGCGCTGTACAACGTGGCAGTCGACTCCAGCCAGTTCATCGACGGCCTCCGCCAATGCTTGAACTTGACTcaccttgtccttgtccgaCCCGACGGCCTATCCGAGGAAGTCCCCTCGGAGCACATGGATTTGGGATTCTTGCCGTCGCTTCAGCGCCTTATCATAGTCAATACTGGGGCAGACTTCTTGCAAAGCACGCCCTTTGACCAGAAAATGTGGGAAGAGTCCTTTGTTGGCCGGCTACATGCACTGCGAAGTCCAGATGGCGATGCGGACAGCGACTCAGAGACTGGGTCCGTTGCCAGCTACCTTTCCCTGCGGACGCCGTTTGGCagagacgatgatgatattgagatATGCCAGGAGTGGCTCTATGCGCAGGCGATCAGTGGCGCACTATGGGGGACGTCGGATGATCACCCGGCCGCTCTTTACTTGAGTAGTAATTCCTTGGACTGA
- a CDS encoding uncharacterized protein (SECRETED:SignalP(1-21)), whose translation MNLGAWTCSLLTDLCPSLAIGVIVTRKPPVDSIDFLGFGIYYPDNDIRRIVSKHHQPSARHDPPKRKHDMDMQCLLCHFPAVRPSQASFSSTYVYILRRGKPPEISDVLNHNRQGGKAFSLRFLWFYI comes from the coding sequence ATGAACTTGGGAGCCTGGACTTGCTCACTCTTGACTGACTTGTGTCCATCTCTTgccatcggcgtcatcgTTACTCGTAAGCCTCCTGTCGACTCTATAGATTTCCTTGGCTTCGGTATATATTACCCTGACAACGATATCCGCCGAATCGTTTCTAAACATCATCAACCGAGTGCCAGACATGACCCACCGAAACGCAAACACGATATGGACATGCAATGTCTGCTCTGCCACTTTCCAGCGGTTAGACCATCTCAAGCGTCATTCAGCAGCACGTACGTGTATATCCTCAGAAGAGGGAAACCGCCGGAGATAAGCGATGTGCTAAACCACAACAGACAGGGCGGAAAGGCCTTTTCTTTGCGATTTTTGTGGTTCTATATATAA
- a CDS encoding carotenoid oxygenase family protein (COG:Q;~EggNog:ENOG410PHJC;~InterPro:IPR004294;~PFAM:PF03055;~go_function: GO:0016702 - oxidoreductase activity, acting on single donors with incorporation of molecular oxygen, incorporation of two atoms of oxygen [Evidence IEA];~go_process: GO:0055114 - oxidation-reduction process [Evidence IEA]), with the protein MSTTEVVDTKVHFNNWPNDQGFDTNREQRSPVELTVTGTIPSYAAGTLYRTGPGRYKIDTEYGNTFQISHWFDGFSQTHRFQLIPSDDAGSGIRVFYNSRFSTGDRIEYVRKTGSLEKTFSFGGVGYRDPCKELYRKVQSMYEPPEDSPSFSNVGVTLSINMPGMKDNNQETNDAEAVSHIKTLHARTDNFSYKQIHPETLEPIGLANQTTLHPDLNGRLSASHARSDPQTGDMYNYNLTFAPAPTYRVFRVSAATGETTILAAFQGIPAYLHSFFLTKDYVIICVWNSHLDPSGFAKGSYMAALKDFDDTIPSTWYVVDRRQNHGQGLVATYECPAFFCFHTINAWQEMSPDDPDKIDIVAECVSLKNTDVMKKLSYDFLLSSSTVPGARPAPDTKDSGGNGQTRIARFRLPSVPKSAPLPSSSDDYGNKTAGLAILESTSCSALSPELPTLNPAYVTFPHRYTYAVVDRGYSTFFDGIMKLDSVTNETLIWSEHAQSPGEAIFVPDPNGLAEDDGVLLTVVLDGMSGRSYLLVLGARDLKEVGRACVDGPVAFGFHGCHVSNTGRIGVDF; encoded by the exons ATGTCTACCACTGAAGTAGTCGATACAAAAGTCCATTTCAACAATTGGCCCAATGACCAAGGT TTCGACACCAACCGTGAGCAAAGGTCTCCAGTTGAGTTAACAGTAACCGGGACAATTCCATCATACGCCGCAGGAACTCTTTACAGAACCGGGCCAGGACGATACAAAATCGACACAGAGTACGGAAACACATTCCAGATTTCACACTGGTTCGATGGATTCAGCCAGACGCATAGATTCCAGCTCATTCCTTCAGACGATGCCGGCTCGGGCATACGCGTATTCTACAACTCCCGCTTTTCTACCGGTGACCGCATCGAGTACGTGCGCAAAACAGGTAGCCTGGAAAAAACCTTCAGTTTTGGCGGAGTCGGATATCGAGACCCGTGCAAGGAATTGTATCGCAAAGTCCAAAGCATGTATGAGCCGCCAGAGGATAGCCCATCGTTTAGCAATGTCGGCGTGACCCTCTCCATCAACATGCCCGGGATGAAAGATAACAACCAGGAGACGAATGACGCAGAGGCAGTCTCTCATATCAAAACCCTCCACGCCAGAACAGACAACTTCAGCTACAAACAAATCCACCCGGAAACCCTCGAACCCATTGGTCTAGCAAACCAAACAACCCTCCACCCGGACCTGAACGGCCGTCTCTCCGCCTCCCACGCAAGGTCCGACCCTCAAACCGGTGATATGTACAACTATAACCTCACCTTCGCACCCGCACCAACATACCGCGTATTCCGCGTCTCCGCTGCAACAGGCGAAACAACCATCCTCGCTGCATTCCAGGGCATACCAGCGTACCTCCACTCTTTCTTCCTAACAAAGGACTATGTGATAATCTGCGTCTGGAACTCGCATCTAGATCCCTCAGGCTTCGCAAAGGGCTCGTACATGGCTGCATTGAAGGACTTCGATGACACTATCCCATCAACGTGGTATGTTGTTGACCGACGACAAAACCACGGCCAGGGGCTCGTCGCAACCTACGAATGCCCGGCATTTTTCTGTTTCCATACGATCAATGCGTGGCAGGAGATGAGTCCAGATGACCCTGACAAAATTGATATAGTCGCCGAGTGCGTGAGCTTGAAGAATACGGATGTCATGAAGAAGCTTTCTTATGACTTCCTTCTCTCTTCGTCCACAGTACCGGGGGCACGTCCAGCTCCCGATACGAAAGATAGTGGGGGTAACGGACAAACTCGGATTGCGCGATTTCGGTTGCCTTCTGTTCCAAAATCTGctcccctcccttcttcTAGTGATGATTATGGGAATAAGACGGCCGGGCTAGCTATCCTTGAATCAACATCCTGCTCAGCCTTATCCCCCGAACTCCCGACTCTTAACCCAGCCTACGTAACTTTCCCGCACCGGTATACATACGCTGTGGTCGACCGCGGGTACTCGACATTTTTCGATGGGATCATGAAGCTTGACTCCGTGACGAACGAGACTCTGATTTGGTCAGAGCATGCCCAGTCTCCCGGCGAGGCCATCTTTGTTCCTGATCCGAACGGTTTAGCGGAAGATGACGGGGTGTTGCTGACTGTTGTGCTGGATGGAATGAGCGGGAGAAGTTATCTGCTTGTGCTAGGTGCGAGGGATTTGAAGGAGGTTGGGAGGGCGTGTGTGGATGGGCCGGTTGCATTTGGGTTTCATGGCTGTCATGTTTCTAATACTGGGAGGATTGGGGTAGATTTTTAG
- a CDS encoding cytochrome P450 (COG:Q;~EggNog:ENOG410PI5X;~InterPro:IPR001128,IPR017972,IPR002401,IPR036396;~PFAM:PF00067;~go_function: GO:0005506 - iron ion binding [Evidence IEA];~go_function: GO:0016705 - oxidoreductase activity, acting on paired donors, with incorporation or reduction of molecular oxygen [Evidence IEA];~go_function: GO:0020037 - heme binding [Evidence IEA];~go_process: GO:0055114 - oxidation-reduction process [Evidence IEA]) translates to MAVAAILTLLLGALLSLCLYRLYFHPLSRVPGPKLAACTSLWLAYHTYIGDECTVVFTLHKRYGPVLRVAPSDVDIANGDAIDPIYINRGGFPKTAVYSKFDIDGHKTIFSTLTLPERASRAKAVAPLFSTASIRNSQNSLLQVVDDFVERLRSGAKSGQPVNVLQLARALAIDAVSSYLFHERYGALKESVQVMSASPFVDAYVGVGAFFNFTCGKVGEYLVGLLEHLTQSLETAKSFTAMDEYTSGLIKRSVPQSGSYQSRLLEKVSPSQAQIEVKDVCFAGTDSTGMATATIIWYLTKYPEIYTRLRTALQTTSTPADPASTPYLRAVVREGLRLAWANPIRLPRAVPATGWTYKSHFFPPGTSVGVSTFELHQDESVFPEPQKFKPERWLDPTDAMLNNFFAFGKGTRACIAQNLGLAEVTLAIWKVAEGDVLRGASIVGGDDSKIEILEWFNSRVKGEEILVQWGDGAVERVL, encoded by the exons ATGgctgtcgccgccatccTCACACTCCTCCTAGGAGCCCTCCTCTCCTTGTGTCTCTACCGACTTTACTTCCACCCTCTATCCAGAGTCCCCGGGCCAAAACTCGCAGCCTGCACGTCCCTATGGCTCGCCTACCATACTTACATTGGGGACGAATGCACCGTCGTATTCACATTACACAAAAGGTACGGCCCCGTGCTCCGCGTCGCACCTAGCGACGTCGACATCGCAAACGGCGACGCAATTGATCCCATTTACATCAACCGGGGCGGCTTTCCCAAGACCGCCGTGTACTCAAAGTTCGACATCGACGGCCACAAAACCATCTTCTCGACATTGACCCTGCCGGAGCGGGCGAGTCGCGCAAAGGCCGTCGCCCCGCTGTTCTCTACGGCCTCGATCCGTAATTCCCAGAACAGCTTACTCCAGGTTGTCGACGACTTCGTTGAGCGGCTCCGCAGCGGTGCGAAATCTGGCCAGCCCGTGAATGTGCTCCAGCTTGCCAGGGCTCTGGCCATTGACGCGGTAAGCTCGTATCTGTTTCATGAGAGATATGGCGCTCTTAAAGAGAGCGTGCAAGTCATGTCTGCCTCGCCGTTCGTCGACGCGTATGTCGGGGTAGGCGCAttcttcaacttcacatGCGGTAAAGTAGGCGAGTACCTAGTCGGTCTCCTCGAACATCTGACCCAGTCCCTAGAAACAGCAAAATCATTCACAGCCATGGACGAATATACTAGCGGGCTCATCAAGAGATCTGTCCCCCAAAGCGGCAGCTACCAGAGCCGACTTCTTGAGAAGGTCTCGCCGAGTCAAGCTCAAATCGAAGTAAAAGATGTCTGCTTCGCGGGGACAGATTCAACAGGCATGGCGACTGCTACTATTATCTGGTATCTGACAAAGTATCCTGAAAT ATACACCCGCCTCCGCACAGCCCTCCAAACAACCTCTACGCCAGCTGACCCCGCTTCAACCCCATACCTCCGCGCCGTAGTCCGCGAAGGGCTCCGTCTCGCCTGGGCAAACCCAATCCGCCTTCCTCGCGCCGTCCCAGCCACTGGCTGGACTTACAAATCCCACTTCTTCCCACCGGGTACAAGCGTCGGCGTATCGACTTTCGAACTACACCAGGACGAGAGCGTCTTCCCTGAACCACAAAAATTCAAGCCTGAACGGTGGCTGGACCCGACTGATGCGATGCTGAACAACTTTTTTGCCTTCGGCAAGGGGACGAGGGCTTGCATTGCGCAGAATCTGGGGCTTGCCGAGGTGACGTTGGCAATTTGGAAGGTTGCTGAGGGAGATGTATTGAGAGGGGCGAGTATTGTTGGTGGCGATGATAGTAAGATTGAGATATTGGAGTGGTTTAATTCGAGGGTTAAGGGGGAGGAGATTCTTGTTCAGTGGGGTGATGGTGCAGTGGAAAGGGTACTATGA
- a CDS encoding uncharacterized protein (COG:S;~EggNog:ENOG410PP1U): protein MFTSKMSTMFPQNMSQSLVPLPLRTSPNYQDPLRHVERQARHIQRNLQHLIDAQSEGLLAGLGGQQPEFGTPNESNLSYSESVSSRGASKSPTRRLSNKKIGLRSAREGIFTSMYDLMRLREEELEILSYRKEEMNSGLNEIETFNTKRSGLEDAISTMNNDRETRRSRELRDESATLEVQIHELENKLAQMKSKHRHVVQELSQIENSVEAKMSSYKASLSLLENDIRKFLADPPVKAPARGTVGESFYSLKSNRRTLEMAQEHWKKEQSELQQRQNEIDAEIEALEEGGDVWKRVVTAISGFEGRLRTGMRRSIKTQEQLLKEDGAAFNKGRLSHDIMDDLSETTDLVELHLDHAEQKNWKLLVCCISAELQALREARQMLLSIFNITEEEFNPSPQGSPESRKSVDNDSQTDPHGDDNPDPPADLLRDAENHSHEAAKPGDEDEDDDPDPAWLLPET from the coding sequence ATGTTTACATCCAAAATGTCCACCATGTTCCCTCAAAATATGAGCCAGAGCCTAGTGCCCCTGCCTCTTAGAACTTCTCCCAATTATCAAGACCCTTTACGTCATGTTGAACGGCAGGCGAGACATATACAACGTAATTTGCAGCATCTTATAGATGCCCAAAGCGAAGGACTACTGGCAGGCCTTGGTGGTCAGCAACCTGAATTCGGCACGCCTAATGAAAGCAATTTATCGTACTCGGAATCAGTAAGCTCTAGGGGGGCTTCAAAATCGCCTACTCGACGGTTGTCCAACAAGAAGATCGGGTTGCGTTCAGCACGGGAGGGCATTTTTACATCCATGTATGACCTGATGCGACTGCGTGAGGAAGAATTAGAAATACTTTCCTacaggaaggaggaaatGAACTCTGGATTGAACGAGATCGAAACATTCAACACCAAAAGATCCGGATTGGAGGATGCTATCTCCACCATGAACAACGATAGGGAGACTCGACGGTCCAGGGAACTGCGAGATGAGAGTGCCACACTCGAGGTGCAAATACATGAGCTGGAGAATAAACTGGCGCAGATGAAATCGAAACACCGGCACGTTGTCCAAGAGCTATCCCAAATTGAAAACTCCGTGGAGGCCAAAATGTCCTCCTACAAAGCCTCTTTGTCGCTTCTCGAGAATGATATCCGGAAGTTCCTGGCGGATCCCCCGGTGAAGGCGCCAGCAAGGGGCACTGTTGGAGAAAGCTTCTATTCCTTGAAATCCAACCGAAGAACTCTTGAGATGGCACAAGAACATTGGAAGAAAGAACAGTCCGAATTGCAACAAAGACAAAACGAAATTGATGCCGAGATAGAGGCACttgaggagggtggtgaCGTTTGGAAACGGGTGGTTACGGCTATATCAGGGTTTGAGGGGCGCCTGCGAACGGGAATGCGTCGTTCAATAAAAACACaggagcagctgctgaaAGAGGATGGAGCCGCGTTCAACAAGGGTCGCTTAAGCCATGATATTATGGATGACTTATCGGAGACCACAGATCTCGTAGAACTACATCTGGACCATGCGGAGCAGAAAAATTGGAAACTCCTTGTTTGCTGTATTTCAGCAGAGCTCCAAGCCCTGCGAGAGGCTCGGCAGATGCTCCTAAGCATCTTCAATATCACAGAGGAAGAATTCAACCCATCTCCACAAGGGTCTCCAGAGTCACGCAAGAGTGTTGACAATGATTCCCAGACTGATCCTCATGGTGATGATAACCCGGATCCCCCGGCTGACTTATTACGAGATGCGGAGAACCATTCCCACGAAGCAGCCAAGCcgggcgatgaagatgaagacgatgatcCGGACCCAGCTTGGCTACTTCCAGAAACCTGA